The genomic region GAAGCAATCTTTTCCTTGTTGTGTCAGCAGTTATAGTTACATTCTGTAACAGAATCGGTAGCGGGACAGAAAATTGAGCGATCGCTAAAACTACACAAACTTCTAACCCATCTCTTAGGATTCTTCTGATTCCTCTTCTTCCTTGGAAGGATAGACAAACGTAGAACGTCCAGACAAAATAGACTTACCTAAACTCAAAGCTTTTTCAGCTTGCAGTGCTGCTTTGTGTCTCCAAGTCGCTCTACGTTTGTCGCGTTTTGATTTTGATGTTTTCTTCTTAGGAACCGCCATAGTTGTGGATTTGCTATTAGTAGACAACCCTCCTATTGTAGGGCATTAGGACACTACGCGATCGCAGTTTTACAAACCGCCTTGTCCACCAGTAGTTCCGTTGGTACCGTTAATTCCGGTAGTGCCATTTGTCCCGTTAATTCCGGTAGTGCCATTTGTCCCGTTAATTCCGGTAGTGCCATTTGTCCCGTTAATTCCGGTAGTTCCATTCGTACCGTTAATTCCGGTAGTGCCATTTGTCCCGTTAATTCCGGTAGTTCCATTTGTCCCGTTAATTCCGGTAGTTCCGTTGGTACCGTTGATTCCGGTAGTTCCTAAATCATTAAGCCCAGTTGTTCCATTTGTATTTGTGTTGTTATTACCGGAATTATTAGGTGACACCGTA from Phormidium ambiguum IAM M-71 harbors:
- the rpmF gene encoding 50S ribosomal protein L32; amino-acid sequence: MAVPKKKTSKSKRDKRRATWRHKAALQAEKALSLGKSILSGRSTFVYPSKEEEESEES